One Syntrophorhabdaceae bacterium DNA window includes the following coding sequences:
- a CDS encoding dihydroorotate dehydrogenase encodes MANTSIELFGKTLKNPVMNASGTLGYGKEIEPLWPVETMGAYVTKGLSLEPHHGNPLPRIWDQQYGMINSIGLQNVGVERFFGHYFPFFRSRRIPIIVNFFGFSDDEYIRCAERIKPHELIVALEMNLSCPNVKKGGISFGKDPEMVYAIVKRVKEATSIPVIAKLTPEVKNIGEIASAAHEGGADGFTLLNTMPAAVVDVSQMRMPLRGGLSGPVMRPIALRAVFEISKAVPVPVIGAGGIMDSTDALAFLMAGAKAVQVGTATFVDPYAIPKIVEGIGEYLTRQKCANLDPIIGCTHREDSGSR; translated from the coding sequence ATGGCAAATACGTCTATAGAGCTTTTCGGCAAAACCCTGAAGAACCCGGTGATGAACGCCTCGGGGACCCTGGGCTACGGGAAGGAGATCGAGCCCTTATGGCCGGTCGAGACCATGGGCGCCTACGTGACCAAGGGGCTCTCTTTAGAGCCCCACCACGGCAACCCCCTTCCCAGGATATGGGACCAGCAATACGGGATGATCAACAGCATCGGGCTTCAGAACGTGGGGGTCGAGCGGTTCTTCGGCCACTATTTCCCGTTCTTCAGGAGCCGCAGAATTCCGATCATCGTAAATTTTTTCGGGTTCAGCGACGATGAATACATACGATGCGCCGAGCGGATAAAGCCCCACGAGCTGATTGTGGCCCTCGAGATGAACCTCTCGTGCCCGAACGTGAAGAAGGGCGGCATCAGCTTCGGCAAAGACCCCGAAATGGTCTACGCCATCGTGAAGAGGGTCAAGGAGGCGACGTCCATACCGGTCATCGCGAAACTTACCCCTGAAGTGAAAAATATCGGAGAGATCGCATCGGCCGCCCATGAAGGGGGCGCGGACGGTTTTACCCTCCTTAACACCATGCCCGCGGCAGTCGTGGACGTAAGCCAAATGAGGATGCCCCTTCGTGGAGGCCTCTCCGGACCGGTGATGAGACCGATCGCTCTCAGGGCGGTCTTCGAAATATCGAAGGCAGTACCCGTCCCTGTCATAGGCGCCGGGGGGATCATGGACAGTACGGATGCCCTCGCCTTTCTCATGGCCGGCGCGAAGGCGGTGCAGGTGGGGACCGCCACTTTTGTAGACCCTTATGCAATACCGAAAATTGTCGAAGGTATCGGAGAGTACCTCACACGTCAGAAATGTGCCAACCTTGACCCGATAATCGGGTGCACCCATCGTGAAGACTCCGGCAGCCGATAA
- the recJ gene encoding single-stranded-DNA-specific exonuclease RecJ — MKTPAADNDIVELLRSKLDISHLCARILFSRGFTDPGRVETFLYPRIEDLSDPFLLPDMEKAVARMMEAVRTHEKVCLYGDYDADGVTSVALMVNFLTRLGMNPAVYLPERKEGYGLNLKAVEKIKEDGATLLVCLDCGSTNIEEIKRAGELGMDVIVIDHHEPGEELPSAWAIVNPKMKNALFPTRELAACGVTFFFLLALRRILSKKGMLHVTINLKKELDLVTLGTIADMVPLTGDNRVIVKFGMAMMRKSPRMWLRTFFKSGIVTRAVVDEYTLGFIIIPRINAAGRVSHPGTALDFLLAEDEFSSKTYLAQLQDVNRQRQRIEAEIVKEAIETIDGGDLTERNSIVLFKEGWHIGVIGIVAQKLTELYKKPCIVITEVEGMWKGSGRGGDGVDLHKAIESVAHLVQRFGGHKYACGISLLGENLIAFRDAFDESVGDAFIEREKKTRVDTHASFEELTGELLEFIERASPYGMGNPRPNLLFAPSKVRVVKGFAKIIDGTNRTWRGSFYGKEPVPEATGIHIVASPMVREDMGERFVHLTIKEFVLPEIEACDAV; from the coding sequence GTGAAGACTCCGGCAGCCGATAACGACATCGTCGAGCTGCTCCGCTCCAAACTCGATATAAGCCATCTCTGCGCACGAATCCTCTTTTCACGGGGCTTCACCGACCCGGGGAGGGTGGAAACCTTTCTCTATCCGAGGATCGAAGATCTTTCCGACCCCTTTCTCCTGCCCGATATGGAAAAGGCAGTGGCCAGAATGATGGAGGCCGTGCGCACCCATGAGAAGGTCTGCCTCTACGGCGACTACGACGCAGACGGGGTGACCTCCGTTGCCCTCATGGTCAATTTTCTCACCCGCCTGGGCATGAATCCCGCCGTCTATCTCCCCGAGAGAAAAGAAGGATACGGCCTCAACCTCAAAGCAGTGGAAAAGATAAAGGAAGACGGCGCAACGCTCCTCGTCTGTCTCGACTGCGGCTCCACGAATATAGAGGAGATAAAGAGGGCGGGGGAGCTCGGGATGGATGTGATCGTGATCGATCATCACGAGCCGGGCGAGGAGCTGCCTTCCGCCTGGGCTATCGTCAATCCGAAAATGAAGAATGCCCTTTTCCCCACACGGGAGCTGGCCGCATGCGGCGTCACCTTCTTTTTTCTCCTGGCCCTCAGGAGAATCCTCTCGAAAAAAGGGATGCTCCACGTCACGATAAACCTGAAGAAAGAGCTCGACCTCGTGACCCTGGGCACCATCGCCGATATGGTCCCCCTCACGGGCGACAACCGGGTGATCGTCAAGTTCGGCATGGCCATGATGAGAAAAAGCCCGCGCATGTGGCTCAGGACCTTTTTCAAAAGCGGGATAGTGACCCGGGCGGTCGTTGATGAATATACCCTCGGGTTTATCATCATCCCCCGCATCAATGCAGCGGGCAGGGTATCCCATCCCGGCACAGCTCTCGATTTTCTCCTGGCGGAGGACGAATTTTCTTCAAAGACCTATCTGGCTCAGCTCCAGGATGTGAACAGGCAAAGGCAGAGAATTGAGGCTGAGATCGTGAAAGAGGCCATCGAGACCATCGACGGGGGGGATCTCACGGAGAGAAATTCCATCGTCCTCTTTAAAGAAGGCTGGCATATCGGAGTTATCGGCATAGTCGCACAAAAGCTGACCGAGCTCTACAAGAAGCCATGCATCGTGATTACCGAGGTAGAAGGGATGTGGAAGGGTTCGGGCAGGGGCGGCGACGGTGTGGACCTCCACAAGGCGATAGAATCGGTTGCCCATCTGGTGCAGAGGTTCGGGGGCCATAAATACGCGTGCGGCATCTCGCTCCTCGGCGAAAACCTCATTGCCTTCAGGGATGCCTTCGATGAATCGGTGGGAGACGCCTTCATCGAGAGGGAGAAGAAGACGAGGGTCGATACCCATGCGTCTTTCGAGGAGCTGACAGGGGAGCTCCTCGAGTTCATCGAGCGGGCCTCTCCCTACGGCATGGGTAATCCGAGACCCAACTTACTTTTTGCTCCTTCCAAAGTGAGAGTGGTGAAAGGTTTTGCGAAGATAATAGACGGGACGAACAGGACGTGGCGGGGCTCCTTCTATGGAAAAGAGCCCGTACCCGAAGCAACCGGGATACACATCGTGGCTTCCCCAATGGTAAGGGAAGATATGGGCGAACGGTTCGTGCACCTCACCATAAAAGAGTTTGTCCTTCCGGAGATAGAGGCGTGTGATGCGGTATAA
- a CDS encoding lactate utilization protein translates to MTELHAWYGDLQVARTAAALRKNNFDVRIVPGKKEALREVIGLIPENSKVGVGGSMTLTEIGFFEEAEKHSFTLLNPSPQKMSMEEFIQTRRKILLADVFLSSSNAVTEEGELFNIDATGNRTGAMAFGPKQVILVCGFNKITRNLDGARKRVREWVAPMNAKRLGLKTPCAETGMCGDCSSPQRICNIFTVLAKKPSRTAVTVILVGEHLGL, encoded by the coding sequence ATGACGGAGCTTCATGCGTGGTATGGAGATTTGCAGGTGGCGAGGACCGCGGCGGCGCTCAGAAAGAACAATTTCGATGTCCGTATTGTGCCGGGGAAAAAGGAAGCCCTCCGCGAGGTGATCGGATTGATCCCTGAAAACTCAAAGGTCGGCGTGGGCGGATCGATGACCCTTACTGAGATCGGCTTCTTCGAGGAGGCGGAAAAACATTCTTTTACTCTCCTCAATCCTTCTCCCCAGAAGATGTCCATGGAGGAATTCATTCAGACCCGCCGGAAGATATTGCTTGCCGACGTCTTCTTGAGCAGCAGCAACGCGGTGACGGAGGAGGGGGAGCTTTTCAATATCGACGCCACCGGCAACCGGACCGGCGCCATGGCGTTCGGGCCGAAGCAGGTGATCCTCGTGTGCGGATTCAATAAAATAACCCGAAATTTGGATGGAGCGAGAAAGCGGGTCCGGGAATGGGTAGCCCCCATGAACGCCAAAAGACTGGGATTAAAAACACCCTGCGCGGAGACCGGCATGTGCGGCGACTGCTCCTCTCCCCAGAGGATATGCAATATCTTTACAGTCCTTGCGAAGAAGCCTTCCAGGACGGCGGTGACCGTCATCCTCGTGGGAGAGCACCTGGGATTGTAA
- a CDS encoding methyl-accepting chemotaxis protein translates to MNLQNIRIGKRLMGAFAVFTFIILVSCIISLMAMNDVGSKANQIVNVNFEKASAANAILMNIQAIQGNTGLAVNSKDKSLLDANAERRKAYVAGLEKLEKIETDQVGKDLISKLKEQTVRGKEASGKLLKAFEAGNFEEAADHYKSAVVPVTLLNIETVKEIIGYQEKTIKEKYGEIVKENGKVKFILILFGIVAVILCVATSMIITKSITTPIHKNIEVAKTLAEGNLSVEIILDRKDEFGDEMQAFKVMVEKWKTLITGVKSSAASVASASNQLSASAEELARGASAQVERTIQVSTASEEMSQTSLDIAKNAGSISDSAKETVGTAQNGNSIVNKSVEEVKEIAKTVNKSSDLVKELGGQSEKIGEIVLVINDIADQTNLLALNAAIEAARAGEAGRGFAVVADEVKKLAERTSKSTQEIGSMINAIKSGVDRAVASMGEASDKVKTGVELSNEAGKALNEIVGSSANLQSMVQQIATAIEEMNSTTEEIARDIEQVANVTKDSSGTAEQVTQAALELSTLSISLEESVRGFRI, encoded by the coding sequence ATGAACCTGCAGAACATACGGATAGGCAAGAGGCTTATGGGGGCTTTCGCAGTATTCACATTCATCATTCTTGTCTCATGCATCATCAGTCTTATGGCGATGAACGACGTGGGCAGCAAGGCAAATCAGATCGTGAACGTCAATTTTGAAAAGGCATCCGCAGCGAATGCGATCCTTATGAATATACAGGCCATCCAGGGCAACACCGGCCTTGCTGTCAACAGCAAGGATAAATCTCTCCTCGACGCAAACGCCGAGAGGAGAAAAGCCTATGTGGCAGGTCTCGAGAAGCTCGAAAAGATCGAAACCGATCAGGTGGGCAAAGATCTTATCAGTAAGCTGAAAGAACAGACGGTACGGGGCAAGGAAGCGAGCGGCAAGCTGCTGAAGGCCTTCGAGGCGGGCAATTTCGAAGAGGCCGCGGATCATTACAAAAGTGCGGTTGTTCCCGTCACCCTGTTGAATATCGAGACCGTGAAGGAGATCATCGGTTATCAGGAAAAAACCATCAAAGAAAAATATGGCGAGATTGTCAAAGAAAATGGCAAGGTAAAGTTCATTCTCATCCTCTTCGGCATCGTGGCCGTAATACTCTGCGTTGCCACGAGCATGATCATCACCAAAAGCATTACCACTCCCATCCATAAGAATATAGAAGTGGCAAAGACCCTGGCCGAGGGCAATCTTTCCGTCGAGATCATCCTTGACAGAAAGGATGAATTCGGTGACGAGATGCAGGCATTCAAGGTCATGGTAGAGAAATGGAAGACCCTCATCACAGGCGTGAAGTCATCCGCGGCGAGCGTGGCTTCCGCGAGCAACCAGTTGAGCGCCAGCGCCGAAGAGCTCGCACGGGGCGCATCAGCCCAGGTGGAGCGGACGATCCAGGTGTCGACCGCCTCCGAGGAGATGTCCCAGACGTCCCTTGATATCGCGAAGAACGCCGGCAGCATATCGGATTCGGCAAAGGAAACAGTCGGCACCGCCCAAAACGGCAATTCGATCGTGAATAAATCGGTAGAGGAAGTGAAAGAGATTGCGAAGACGGTGAATAAATCATCCGATCTGGTAAAAGAGCTGGGCGGCCAGTCCGAAAAGATAGGAGAGATAGTCCTGGTGATTAATGACATCGCCGACCAGACCAACCTCCTTGCCCTCAATGCCGCCATAGAGGCAGCCCGGGCAGGAGAGGCAGGCAGGGGGTTCGCCGTGGTGGCCGACGAGGTCAAGAAGCTCGCCGAGAGGACCAGCAAGTCCACCCAGGAGATAGGGAGCATGATCAATGCCATTAAGTCGGGTGTAGACCGGGCGGTGGCGTCGATGGGCGAGGCGTCGGACAAGGTGAAGACAGGTGTCGAGCTCAGCAATGAAGCGGGAAAAGCCTTAAACGAGATCGTGGGCAGCTCCGCCAACCTTCAATCCATGGTCCAGCAGATTGCAACCGCCATAGAAGAGATGAATTCCACCACCGAAGAGATCGCGAGAGACATAGAACAGGTGGCAAACGTAACCAAGGACTCGTCCGGCACCGCCGAACAGGTCACCCAGGCCGCTCTCGAGCTGTCCACCCTCTCAATCTCCCTGGAAGAATCCGTTCGCGGGTTCAGGATATAA